Proteins encoded in a region of the Syngnathus typhle isolate RoL2023-S1 ecotype Sweden linkage group LG20, RoL_Styp_1.0, whole genome shotgun sequence genome:
- the LOC133144456 gene encoding cGMP-dependent protein kinase 1-like isoform X1 yields the protein MSTRLMAATKRGGGMLRDLQVALQRKIEELTERDALIEELESELDAKDLLIGHLRAELDRHRSLMPGTDDTAAAQTPDAAGGAPAMPAPSLDEPQRTKRQAISAEPSALDPARLTDVTLTSYCKSKESSELIQRALMDNDFMKHLEHGQILTILDCMRPTSLDKGCCVIQEGDDGSSVFVLEEGMVEVSKEGKKLCTIGPGKVFGELAILYNCTRTATVTALTDIKLWAIDRQGFQTIMMRTGLIKHSQYTDFLRSVPSFQALPEDVLSKLADVLEETHYSNGDYIIRQGATGDTFFIISEGQVTVWQQTAPSGQQVPVKTLSKGDWFGEQALKGEDVRTASSHVPSFHIRQGKHRAWSFKQLIGGLEEVDRQQGDDEHVKAKCPAEDDFFSGVTLDDLAVVCTLGMGGFSRVELVQLKRDAGRSFALKVLKKRHILDTRQQEHILSERRIMMEVNSPFIIRLYRTFRDPKYLYMLLEVCLGGELWTLLRDRGSFDDGTTRFYTTCVIEALAELHCKGIIYRDLKPENIILDHRGYAKLVDFGFAKKVGLGKKTWTFCGTPEYVAPEIILNKGHDSSADCWSLGILVFELLSGSPPFSGSDPMKTYNIILRGIDMVEFPKKITKSAANLIKRLCRDNPSERLGNQKNGVKDIQKHKWFEGFNWDGLRQGTLDCPFMPRVDGPLDNSNFDDFPLDTEGPPPDDESGWDLEF from the exons ATGAGCACTCGgctgatggcggcaacaaagagAGGCGGCGGCATGCTGCGTGACCTGCAGGTGGCGTTGCAGCGGAAGATTGAGGAGCTGACGGAGCGAGACGCGCTGATTGAGGAGCTGGAGTCAGAACTGGATGCCAAAGATCTCCTGATTGGCCATTTGCGGGCCGAGCTGGACCGTCATCGTAGTTTGATGCCGGGCACCGACGATACTGCCGCTGCACAGACACCCGACGCAG caggtggcgctccaGCAATGCCAGCACCGTCACTCGATGAGCCTCAGCGCACCAAGAGACAGGCCATATCGGCAGAACCCAGCGCTCTGGATCCTGCCCGACTCACCGACGTCACGCTCACCAGCTACTGCAAGAGCAAAGA gtCCAGCGAGCTGATCCAGAGAGCGCTGATGGACAATGACTTCATGAAGCATCTGGAACATGGACAG ATCCTCACCATCTTGGACTGCATGCGGCCCACCAGCCTGGACAAAGGCTGCTGCGTCATCCAGGAGGGCGACGACGGATCTAGCGTCTTTGTTCTGGAGG AGGGCATGGTGGAGGTGAGCAAAGAAGGCAAAAAGCTGTGCACCATCGGCCCCGGCAAAGTCTTTGGCGAGCTCGCCATCTTGTACAACTGCACGCGCACGGCTACAGTGACGG ctcTGACCGACATCAAGTTGTGGGCCATTGATCGCCAGGGCTTTCAGACCATTATGATGAGGACCGGCCTCATCAAGCATTCCCAGTACACGGACTTCCTGCGCAG CGTTCCGTCCTTCCAGGCCCTTCCAGAGGACGTTCTCAGCAAGCTGGCTGATGTTCTGGAGGAG ACTCACTATAGCAATGGCGACTACATCATCCGGCAGGGCGCCACGGGAGACACCTTCTTCATTATCAGTGAAGGGCAG GTGACGGTGTGGCAGCAGACCGCCCCCAGTGGTCAGCAGGTGCCGGTGAAGACGCTGTCCAAAGGCGACTGGTTTGGCGAGCAAGCGCTGAAAGG GGAAGATGTGCGTACGGCCTCCTCCCACGTTCCATCCTTTCACATCAGACAAGGCAAACATCGTGCATG gtccttcaagCAGCTGATCGGCGGCTTAGAGGAAGTGGACCGCCAGCAGGGAGACGACGAGCACGTCAAAGCCAA GTGCCCGGCTGAGGACGACTTCTTCTCCGGCGTGACGCTCGACGACCTTGCCGTGGTCTGCACCTTGGGCATGGGTGGCTTCAGCCGCGTGGAGCTG GTGCAGCTCAAGAGAGACGCTGGGCGCTCCTTCGCCCTCAAAGTGTTGAAGAAGCGCCACATTCTGGACACCAGGCAGCAGGAGCACATCCTGTCGGAACGCCGCATCATGATGGAAGTCAACAGCCCCTTCATCATCAG GTTGTACCGCACCTTCCGGGACCCCAAATACTTGTATATGCTGCTAGAGGTTTGTCTTGGCGGAGAGCTGTGGACGCTCTTAAGAGACAG GGGCTCCTTTGACGACGGGACCACAAGATTCTACACGACGTGCGTTATCGAGGCTCTGGCGGAGCTCCACTGTAAAGGGATCATCTACCGAGACCTCAAGCCGGAGAATATCATCCTTGACCACAGAGGCTACGCCAAGTTG GTGGATTTTGGCTTCGCTAAGAAGGTGGGCTTGGGGAAGAAGACCTGGACCTTCTGCGGGACCCCCGAGTACGTGGCCCCCGAGATCATCCTCAACAAAGGTCACGACAGCTCGGCCGACTGCTGGTCCCTGGGGATCCTGGTCTTTGAGCTTCTCAGCGGAAG TCCGCCGTTTTCCGGCTCGGACCCCATGAAGACgtacaacatcatcttgaggggGATCGACATGGTGGAATTCCCCAAAAAGATCACCAAGAGTGCCGCAAACCTCATCAAGAGACTCTGCAG ggacaACCCCTCGGAACGTCTCGGGAACCAGAAGAACGGCGTAAAGGACATTCAGAAGCACAA GTGGTTCGAGGGCTTCAACTGGGATGGCCTCCGCCAGGGAACCTTGGACTGTCCCTTTATGCCAAGG GTGGACGGCCCGTTGGACAACAGCAACTTTGATGACTTCCCCCTGGACACCGAGGGCCCTCCCCCTGATGACGAGTCAGGCTGGGACCTGGAGTTCTGA
- the LOC133144456 gene encoding cGMP-dependent protein kinase 1-like isoform X2: MSTRLMAATKRGGGMLRDLQVALQRKIEELTERDALIEELESELDAKDLLIGHLRAELDRHRSLMPGTDDTAAAQTPDAGGAPAMPAPSLDEPQRTKRQAISAEPSALDPARLTDVTLTSYCKSKESSELIQRALMDNDFMKHLEHGQILTILDCMRPTSLDKGCCVIQEGDDGSSVFVLEEGMVEVSKEGKKLCTIGPGKVFGELAILYNCTRTATVTALTDIKLWAIDRQGFQTIMMRTGLIKHSQYTDFLRSVPSFQALPEDVLSKLADVLEETHYSNGDYIIRQGATGDTFFIISEGQVTVWQQTAPSGQQVPVKTLSKGDWFGEQALKGEDVRTASSHVPSFHIRQGKHRAWSFKQLIGGLEEVDRQQGDDEHVKAKCPAEDDFFSGVTLDDLAVVCTLGMGGFSRVELVQLKRDAGRSFALKVLKKRHILDTRQQEHILSERRIMMEVNSPFIIRLYRTFRDPKYLYMLLEVCLGGELWTLLRDRGSFDDGTTRFYTTCVIEALAELHCKGIIYRDLKPENIILDHRGYAKLVDFGFAKKVGLGKKTWTFCGTPEYVAPEIILNKGHDSSADCWSLGILVFELLSGSPPFSGSDPMKTYNIILRGIDMVEFPKKITKSAANLIKRLCRDNPSERLGNQKNGVKDIQKHKWFEGFNWDGLRQGTLDCPFMPRVDGPLDNSNFDDFPLDTEGPPPDDESGWDLEF, from the exons ATGAGCACTCGgctgatggcggcaacaaagagAGGCGGCGGCATGCTGCGTGACCTGCAGGTGGCGTTGCAGCGGAAGATTGAGGAGCTGACGGAGCGAGACGCGCTGATTGAGGAGCTGGAGTCAGAACTGGATGCCAAAGATCTCCTGATTGGCCATTTGCGGGCCGAGCTGGACCGTCATCGTAGTTTGATGCCGGGCACCGACGATACTGCCGCTGCACAGACACCCGACGCAG gtggcgctccaGCAATGCCAGCACCGTCACTCGATGAGCCTCAGCGCACCAAGAGACAGGCCATATCGGCAGAACCCAGCGCTCTGGATCCTGCCCGACTCACCGACGTCACGCTCACCAGCTACTGCAAGAGCAAAGA gtCCAGCGAGCTGATCCAGAGAGCGCTGATGGACAATGACTTCATGAAGCATCTGGAACATGGACAG ATCCTCACCATCTTGGACTGCATGCGGCCCACCAGCCTGGACAAAGGCTGCTGCGTCATCCAGGAGGGCGACGACGGATCTAGCGTCTTTGTTCTGGAGG AGGGCATGGTGGAGGTGAGCAAAGAAGGCAAAAAGCTGTGCACCATCGGCCCCGGCAAAGTCTTTGGCGAGCTCGCCATCTTGTACAACTGCACGCGCACGGCTACAGTGACGG ctcTGACCGACATCAAGTTGTGGGCCATTGATCGCCAGGGCTTTCAGACCATTATGATGAGGACCGGCCTCATCAAGCATTCCCAGTACACGGACTTCCTGCGCAG CGTTCCGTCCTTCCAGGCCCTTCCAGAGGACGTTCTCAGCAAGCTGGCTGATGTTCTGGAGGAG ACTCACTATAGCAATGGCGACTACATCATCCGGCAGGGCGCCACGGGAGACACCTTCTTCATTATCAGTGAAGGGCAG GTGACGGTGTGGCAGCAGACCGCCCCCAGTGGTCAGCAGGTGCCGGTGAAGACGCTGTCCAAAGGCGACTGGTTTGGCGAGCAAGCGCTGAAAGG GGAAGATGTGCGTACGGCCTCCTCCCACGTTCCATCCTTTCACATCAGACAAGGCAAACATCGTGCATG gtccttcaagCAGCTGATCGGCGGCTTAGAGGAAGTGGACCGCCAGCAGGGAGACGACGAGCACGTCAAAGCCAA GTGCCCGGCTGAGGACGACTTCTTCTCCGGCGTGACGCTCGACGACCTTGCCGTGGTCTGCACCTTGGGCATGGGTGGCTTCAGCCGCGTGGAGCTG GTGCAGCTCAAGAGAGACGCTGGGCGCTCCTTCGCCCTCAAAGTGTTGAAGAAGCGCCACATTCTGGACACCAGGCAGCAGGAGCACATCCTGTCGGAACGCCGCATCATGATGGAAGTCAACAGCCCCTTCATCATCAG GTTGTACCGCACCTTCCGGGACCCCAAATACTTGTATATGCTGCTAGAGGTTTGTCTTGGCGGAGAGCTGTGGACGCTCTTAAGAGACAG GGGCTCCTTTGACGACGGGACCACAAGATTCTACACGACGTGCGTTATCGAGGCTCTGGCGGAGCTCCACTGTAAAGGGATCATCTACCGAGACCTCAAGCCGGAGAATATCATCCTTGACCACAGAGGCTACGCCAAGTTG GTGGATTTTGGCTTCGCTAAGAAGGTGGGCTTGGGGAAGAAGACCTGGACCTTCTGCGGGACCCCCGAGTACGTGGCCCCCGAGATCATCCTCAACAAAGGTCACGACAGCTCGGCCGACTGCTGGTCCCTGGGGATCCTGGTCTTTGAGCTTCTCAGCGGAAG TCCGCCGTTTTCCGGCTCGGACCCCATGAAGACgtacaacatcatcttgaggggGATCGACATGGTGGAATTCCCCAAAAAGATCACCAAGAGTGCCGCAAACCTCATCAAGAGACTCTGCAG ggacaACCCCTCGGAACGTCTCGGGAACCAGAAGAACGGCGTAAAGGACATTCAGAAGCACAA GTGGTTCGAGGGCTTCAACTGGGATGGCCTCCGCCAGGGAACCTTGGACTGTCCCTTTATGCCAAGG GTGGACGGCCCGTTGGACAACAGCAACTTTGATGACTTCCCCCTGGACACCGAGGGCCCTCCCCCTGATGACGAGTCAGGCTGGGACCTGGAGTTCTGA
- the LOC133144456 gene encoding cGMP-dependent protein kinase 1-like isoform X4, with product MMRTGLIKHSQYTDFLRSVPSFQALPEDVLSKLADVLEETHYSNGDYIIRQGATGDTFFIISEGQVTVWQQTAPSGQQVPVKTLSKGDWFGEQALKGEDVRTASSHVPSFHIRQGKHRAWSFKQLIGGLEEVDRQQGDDEHVKAKCPAEDDFFSGVTLDDLAVVCTLGMGGFSRVELVQLKRDAGRSFALKVLKKRHILDTRQQEHILSERRIMMEVNSPFIIRLYRTFRDPKYLYMLLEVCLGGELWTLLRDRGSFDDGTTRFYTTCVIEALAELHCKGIIYRDLKPENIILDHRGYAKLVDFGFAKKVGLGKKTWTFCGTPEYVAPEIILNKGHDSSADCWSLGILVFELLSGSPPFSGSDPMKTYNIILRGIDMVEFPKKITKSAANLIKRLCRDNPSERLGNQKNGVKDIQKHKWFEGFNWDGLRQGTLDCPFMPRVDGPLDNSNFDDFPLDTEGPPPDDESGWDLEF from the exons ATGATGAGGACCGGCCTCATCAAGCATTCCCAGTACACGGACTTCCTGCGCAG CGTTCCGTCCTTCCAGGCCCTTCCAGAGGACGTTCTCAGCAAGCTGGCTGATGTTCTGGAGGAG ACTCACTATAGCAATGGCGACTACATCATCCGGCAGGGCGCCACGGGAGACACCTTCTTCATTATCAGTGAAGGGCAG GTGACGGTGTGGCAGCAGACCGCCCCCAGTGGTCAGCAGGTGCCGGTGAAGACGCTGTCCAAAGGCGACTGGTTTGGCGAGCAAGCGCTGAAAGG GGAAGATGTGCGTACGGCCTCCTCCCACGTTCCATCCTTTCACATCAGACAAGGCAAACATCGTGCATG gtccttcaagCAGCTGATCGGCGGCTTAGAGGAAGTGGACCGCCAGCAGGGAGACGACGAGCACGTCAAAGCCAA GTGCCCGGCTGAGGACGACTTCTTCTCCGGCGTGACGCTCGACGACCTTGCCGTGGTCTGCACCTTGGGCATGGGTGGCTTCAGCCGCGTGGAGCTG GTGCAGCTCAAGAGAGACGCTGGGCGCTCCTTCGCCCTCAAAGTGTTGAAGAAGCGCCACATTCTGGACACCAGGCAGCAGGAGCACATCCTGTCGGAACGCCGCATCATGATGGAAGTCAACAGCCCCTTCATCATCAG GTTGTACCGCACCTTCCGGGACCCCAAATACTTGTATATGCTGCTAGAGGTTTGTCTTGGCGGAGAGCTGTGGACGCTCTTAAGAGACAG GGGCTCCTTTGACGACGGGACCACAAGATTCTACACGACGTGCGTTATCGAGGCTCTGGCGGAGCTCCACTGTAAAGGGATCATCTACCGAGACCTCAAGCCGGAGAATATCATCCTTGACCACAGAGGCTACGCCAAGTTG GTGGATTTTGGCTTCGCTAAGAAGGTGGGCTTGGGGAAGAAGACCTGGACCTTCTGCGGGACCCCCGAGTACGTGGCCCCCGAGATCATCCTCAACAAAGGTCACGACAGCTCGGCCGACTGCTGGTCCCTGGGGATCCTGGTCTTTGAGCTTCTCAGCGGAAG TCCGCCGTTTTCCGGCTCGGACCCCATGAAGACgtacaacatcatcttgaggggGATCGACATGGTGGAATTCCCCAAAAAGATCACCAAGAGTGCCGCAAACCTCATCAAGAGACTCTGCAG ggacaACCCCTCGGAACGTCTCGGGAACCAGAAGAACGGCGTAAAGGACATTCAGAAGCACAA GTGGTTCGAGGGCTTCAACTGGGATGGCCTCCGCCAGGGAACCTTGGACTGTCCCTTTATGCCAAGG GTGGACGGCCCGTTGGACAACAGCAACTTTGATGACTTCCCCCTGGACACCGAGGGCCCTCCCCCTGATGACGAGTCAGGCTGGGACCTGGAGTTCTGA
- the LOC133144456 gene encoding cGMP-dependent protein kinase 1-like isoform X5: MSFKQLIGGLEEVDRQQGDDEHVKAKCPAEDDFFSGVTLDDLAVVCTLGMGGFSRVELVQLKRDAGRSFALKVLKKRHILDTRQQEHILSERRIMMEVNSPFIIRLYRTFRDPKYLYMLLEVCLGGELWTLLRDRGSFDDGTTRFYTTCVIEALAELHCKGIIYRDLKPENIILDHRGYAKLVDFGFAKKVGLGKKTWTFCGTPEYVAPEIILNKGHDSSADCWSLGILVFELLSGSPPFSGSDPMKTYNIILRGIDMVEFPKKITKSAANLIKRLCRDNPSERLGNQKNGVKDIQKHKWFEGFNWDGLRQGTLDCPFMPRVDGPLDNSNFDDFPLDTEGPPPDDESGWDLEF; encoded by the exons AT gtccttcaagCAGCTGATCGGCGGCTTAGAGGAAGTGGACCGCCAGCAGGGAGACGACGAGCACGTCAAAGCCAA GTGCCCGGCTGAGGACGACTTCTTCTCCGGCGTGACGCTCGACGACCTTGCCGTGGTCTGCACCTTGGGCATGGGTGGCTTCAGCCGCGTGGAGCTG GTGCAGCTCAAGAGAGACGCTGGGCGCTCCTTCGCCCTCAAAGTGTTGAAGAAGCGCCACATTCTGGACACCAGGCAGCAGGAGCACATCCTGTCGGAACGCCGCATCATGATGGAAGTCAACAGCCCCTTCATCATCAG GTTGTACCGCACCTTCCGGGACCCCAAATACTTGTATATGCTGCTAGAGGTTTGTCTTGGCGGAGAGCTGTGGACGCTCTTAAGAGACAG GGGCTCCTTTGACGACGGGACCACAAGATTCTACACGACGTGCGTTATCGAGGCTCTGGCGGAGCTCCACTGTAAAGGGATCATCTACCGAGACCTCAAGCCGGAGAATATCATCCTTGACCACAGAGGCTACGCCAAGTTG GTGGATTTTGGCTTCGCTAAGAAGGTGGGCTTGGGGAAGAAGACCTGGACCTTCTGCGGGACCCCCGAGTACGTGGCCCCCGAGATCATCCTCAACAAAGGTCACGACAGCTCGGCCGACTGCTGGTCCCTGGGGATCCTGGTCTTTGAGCTTCTCAGCGGAAG TCCGCCGTTTTCCGGCTCGGACCCCATGAAGACgtacaacatcatcttgaggggGATCGACATGGTGGAATTCCCCAAAAAGATCACCAAGAGTGCCGCAAACCTCATCAAGAGACTCTGCAG ggacaACCCCTCGGAACGTCTCGGGAACCAGAAGAACGGCGTAAAGGACATTCAGAAGCACAA GTGGTTCGAGGGCTTCAACTGGGATGGCCTCCGCCAGGGAACCTTGGACTGTCCCTTTATGCCAAGG GTGGACGGCCCGTTGGACAACAGCAACTTTGATGACTTCCCCCTGGACACCGAGGGCCCTCCCCCTGATGACGAGTCAGGCTGGGACCTGGAGTTCTGA
- the LOC133144456 gene encoding cGMP-dependent protein kinase 1-like isoform X3, whose product MSTRLMAATKRGGGMLRDLQVALQRKIEELTERDALIEELESELDAKDLLIGHLRAELDRHRSLMPGTDDTAAAQTPDAAGGAPAMPAPSLDEPQRTKRQAISAEPSALDPARLTDVTLTSYCKSKESSELIQRALMDNDFMKHLEHGQILTILDCMRPTSLDKGCCVIQEGDDGSSVFVLEEGMVEVSKEGKKLCTIGPGKVFGELAILYNCTRTATVTALTDIKLWAIDRQGFQTIMMRTGLIKHSQYTDFLRSVPSFQALPEDVLSKLADVLEETHYSNGDYIIRQGATGDTFFIISEGQVTVWQQTAPSGQQVPVKTLSKGDWFGEQALKGEDVRTASSHVPSFHIRQGKHRAWSFKQLIGGLEEVDRQQGDDEHVKAKCPAEDDFFSGVTLDDLAVVCTLGMGGFSRVELVQLKRDAGRSFALKVLKKRHILDTRQQEHILSERRIMMEVNSPFIIRLYRTFRDPKYLYMLLEVCLGGELWTLLRDRGSFDDGTTRFYTTCVIEALAELHCKGIIYRDLKPENIILDHRGYAKLVDFGFAKKVGLGKKTWTFCGTPEYVAPEIILNKGHDSSADCWSLGILVFELLSGSPPFSGSDPMKTYNIILRGIDMVEFPKKITKSAANLIKRLCRLWPSKGYQGQPLGTSREPEERRKGHSEAQVVRGLQLGWPPPGNLGLSLYAKGGRPVGQQQL is encoded by the exons ATGAGCACTCGgctgatggcggcaacaaagagAGGCGGCGGCATGCTGCGTGACCTGCAGGTGGCGTTGCAGCGGAAGATTGAGGAGCTGACGGAGCGAGACGCGCTGATTGAGGAGCTGGAGTCAGAACTGGATGCCAAAGATCTCCTGATTGGCCATTTGCGGGCCGAGCTGGACCGTCATCGTAGTTTGATGCCGGGCACCGACGATACTGCCGCTGCACAGACACCCGACGCAG caggtggcgctccaGCAATGCCAGCACCGTCACTCGATGAGCCTCAGCGCACCAAGAGACAGGCCATATCGGCAGAACCCAGCGCTCTGGATCCTGCCCGACTCACCGACGTCACGCTCACCAGCTACTGCAAGAGCAAAGA gtCCAGCGAGCTGATCCAGAGAGCGCTGATGGACAATGACTTCATGAAGCATCTGGAACATGGACAG ATCCTCACCATCTTGGACTGCATGCGGCCCACCAGCCTGGACAAAGGCTGCTGCGTCATCCAGGAGGGCGACGACGGATCTAGCGTCTTTGTTCTGGAGG AGGGCATGGTGGAGGTGAGCAAAGAAGGCAAAAAGCTGTGCACCATCGGCCCCGGCAAAGTCTTTGGCGAGCTCGCCATCTTGTACAACTGCACGCGCACGGCTACAGTGACGG ctcTGACCGACATCAAGTTGTGGGCCATTGATCGCCAGGGCTTTCAGACCATTATGATGAGGACCGGCCTCATCAAGCATTCCCAGTACACGGACTTCCTGCGCAG CGTTCCGTCCTTCCAGGCCCTTCCAGAGGACGTTCTCAGCAAGCTGGCTGATGTTCTGGAGGAG ACTCACTATAGCAATGGCGACTACATCATCCGGCAGGGCGCCACGGGAGACACCTTCTTCATTATCAGTGAAGGGCAG GTGACGGTGTGGCAGCAGACCGCCCCCAGTGGTCAGCAGGTGCCGGTGAAGACGCTGTCCAAAGGCGACTGGTTTGGCGAGCAAGCGCTGAAAGG GGAAGATGTGCGTACGGCCTCCTCCCACGTTCCATCCTTTCACATCAGACAAGGCAAACATCGTGCATG gtccttcaagCAGCTGATCGGCGGCTTAGAGGAAGTGGACCGCCAGCAGGGAGACGACGAGCACGTCAAAGCCAA GTGCCCGGCTGAGGACGACTTCTTCTCCGGCGTGACGCTCGACGACCTTGCCGTGGTCTGCACCTTGGGCATGGGTGGCTTCAGCCGCGTGGAGCTG GTGCAGCTCAAGAGAGACGCTGGGCGCTCCTTCGCCCTCAAAGTGTTGAAGAAGCGCCACATTCTGGACACCAGGCAGCAGGAGCACATCCTGTCGGAACGCCGCATCATGATGGAAGTCAACAGCCCCTTCATCATCAG GTTGTACCGCACCTTCCGGGACCCCAAATACTTGTATATGCTGCTAGAGGTTTGTCTTGGCGGAGAGCTGTGGACGCTCTTAAGAGACAG GGGCTCCTTTGACGACGGGACCACAAGATTCTACACGACGTGCGTTATCGAGGCTCTGGCGGAGCTCCACTGTAAAGGGATCATCTACCGAGACCTCAAGCCGGAGAATATCATCCTTGACCACAGAGGCTACGCCAAGTTG GTGGATTTTGGCTTCGCTAAGAAGGTGGGCTTGGGGAAGAAGACCTGGACCTTCTGCGGGACCCCCGAGTACGTGGCCCCCGAGATCATCCTCAACAAAGGTCACGACAGCTCGGCCGACTGCTGGTCCCTGGGGATCCTGGTCTTTGAGCTTCTCAGCGGAAG TCCGCCGTTTTCCGGCTCGGACCCCATGAAGACgtacaacatcatcttgaggggGATCGACATGGTGGAATTCCCCAAAAAGATCACCAAGAGTGCCGCAAACCTCATCAAGAGACTCTGCAGGTTGTGGCCCAGCAAAGGCTACCAA ggacaACCCCTCGGAACGTCTCGGGAACCAGAAGAACGGCGTAAAGGACATTCAGAAGCACAA GTGGTTCGAGGGCTTCAACTGGGATGGCCTCCGCCAGGGAACCTTGGACTGTCCCTTTATGCCAAGG GTGGACGGCCCGTTGGACAACAGCAACTTTGA